In the Juglans microcarpa x Juglans regia isolate MS1-56 chromosome 6D, Jm3101_v1.0, whole genome shotgun sequence genome, one interval contains:
- the LOC121236063 gene encoding protein SPIRAL1-like 5, which yields MSRGGSYGGGQSSLGYLFGSDEKPSASPPTRTVDPPPYGIDTNTDHQKPPNAPSPTEKEKVSNNYHRAQGQNTGNFITDRPSTKVKSVPGGDSSLGYLFGDK from the exons ATGAGTAGAGGTGGAAGCTATGGTGGCGGGCAAAGTTCCTTGGGCTATCTGTTTGGCTCTGATGAGAAACCGAGCGCTTCTCCTCCCACACGAACAGTCGACCCACCTCCATATGGCATCGATACGAACACGGATCATCAGAAGCCTCCCAACGCTCCTTCTCCtacagagaaagaaaaagtgtcAAACAACTATCACCGAGCTCAAGGCCAAAACACAGGAAACTTCATAACT GATCGTCCGTCAACAAAAGTCAAATCCGTTCCTGGTGGGGATTCATCTCTCGGTTACTTGTTTGGAGATAAGTAA
- the LOC121234770 gene encoding probable polygalacturonase, with product MEVVLVLALVVLLGTNGVESQTAQVYEYFEYPAMSCRTHSASLTDFGGVGDGTTSNTKAFQAAIDHLGQYASEGGSQLFVPPGKWLTGSFNLTTSHFTLYLHRYAVLLASQDESEWSVIEPLPSYGRGRDTTGGRFISLIHGTNLTDVVITGDKGTIDGQGVLWWEKFRKGDLKYTRPYLIEIMYSDNVQISHLTLINSPSWNVHPVYSSNVLVQGLTILAPVKSPNTDGINPDSCTNTRIEDCYIVSGDDCVAVKSGWDEYGIAYGMPTKQVVIRRLTCISPFSAVIALGSEMSGGIQDVRAEDIVAINSESGVRIKTGVGRGGFVKDIYVRRMTMKTMKWAFWITGDYGSHPDDNYDPNALPVIQNINYRDVVAENVTMAAKLEGISGDPFTGICISNVTIELAKTAKKVPWNCTYIAGISSGVVPRPCDLLPDQGQEKMTACNFPEDSLPIDNVQAQICTYKRKYI from the exons ATGGAGGTTGTATTAGTACTGGCTCTTGTGGTTTTACTTGGCACAAATGGGGTTGAAAGCCAAACAGCTCAGGTTTATGAATACTTTGAGTACCCAGCAATGAGTTGCAGAACTCACTCTGCATCATTGACGGACTTTGGAGGAGTTGGTGACGGAACTACATCGAACACCAAGGCTTTTCAGGCTGCTATCGATCATCTTGGGCAGTATGCATCGGAAGGTGGTTCACAGCTCTTTGTTCCTCCAGGAAAATGGCTGACTGGGAGCTTCAATCTCACAACCAGCCATTTTACACTATACCTCCATAGATATGCTGTTCTTCTTGCTTCCCAG GACGAGAGTGAATGGTCTGTGATTGAACCTCTGCCATCCTATGGTCGAGGAAGGGATACAACTGGTGGAAGGTTCATCAGTCTTATCCATGGAACCAACCTCACTGATGTTGTAATAACAG GGGACAAAGGCACCATTGATGGTCAAGGTGTTCTCTGGTGGGAGAAGTTTCGCAAAGGAGATCTGAAGTACACCCGTCCGTACCTTATTGAGATAATGTACTCTGATAATGTCCAAATATCCCATCTCACTTTGATAAATTCTCCATCATGGAACGTCCATCCTGTTTACAGCAG CAATGTCCTTGTTCAAGGCCTGACCATTCTTGCACCAGTGAAATCTCCAAACACTGACGGGATCAACCCAG ATTCCTGTACAAATACCCGAATAGAGGACTGTTACATTGTATCTGGGGATGATTGTGTAGCTGTTAAGAGCGGTTGGGATGAGTATGGTATTGCTTATGGAATGCCCACCAAGCAGGTAGTAATTAGACGGCTCACATGCATTTCTCCTTTCAGTGCAGTGATTGCACTGGGAAGCGAGATGTCTGGTGGGATCCAGGATGTAAGGGCTGAAGACATTGTAGCCATCAATTCAGAGTCAGGAGTGAGGATCAAAACTGGAGTAGGAAGAGGAGGCTTTGTAAAAGACATATATGTAAGGAGGATGACCATGAAAACCATGAAATGGGCCTTTTGGATTACAGGGGATTACGGATCGCATCCAGATGACAACTATGATCCTAATGCACTTCCTGTGATCCAGAACATTAATTATCGTGATGTTGTCGCGGAGAATGTAACAATGGCAGCTAAATTAGAGGGAATTTCCGGTGATCCATTTACTGGAATTTGCATATCAAATGTTACAATTGAACTGGCAAAGACGGCAAAGAAGGTACCATGGAACTGTACATATATTGCTGGGATTTCGAGTGGTGTGGTCCCACGACCTTGTGATTTGTTGCCAGACCAAGGCCAGGAGAAGATGACAGCATGTAATTTCCCAGAAGACAGCCTTCCAATCGATAATGTTCAAGCTCAAATTTGTACTTACAAGAGGAAGTATATCTGA
- the LOC121235669 gene encoding beta-carotene hydroxylase 2, chloroplastic-like, which yields MATGVSVTSSSIADRFKQRTFRISRPNSRPIPYALRLTLPNHLQRRSWKAKNLRLCLVMEKKTEDVIQVEKENTVESADNIKNQVAASRVTERLARKRSERYTYLVAAIMSSLGVTSTAAVAIFYKSSWQMEGGEFPLFEMLGTFALSVGAAVGMEFWARWAHRALWHASLWNMHESHHRARDGTFELNDVFAITNAVPAIALLFYGSSQKGLIPGLCFGAGLGITVFGMAYMFVHDGLVHRRFPVGPIANVPYLRRVAAAHHLHHSDRFGGVPYGLFLGSKELEEVGGMEELEKEIQRMIRQSKGS from the exons ATGGCCACTGGTGTTTCGGTTACTTCAAGCTCAATAGCAGACCGTTTCAAGCAAAGGACTTTCCGGATTTCCAGACCCAATTCTAGACCGATCCCCTACGCGCTTAGACTAACTTTGCCTAACCATTTGCAGAGAAGAAGTTGGAAAGCCAAGAACTTGAGACTATGCTTGGTCATGGAGAAGAAAACAGAGGATGTCATTCAAGTCGAGAAGGAAAACACTGTCGAATCGGCTGATAATATAAAGAACCAAGTCGCAGCCTCGCGTGTGACAGAGAGGTTAGCAAGAAAAAGATCCGAAAGATACACGTACCTGGTCGCTGCAATCATGTCCAGCCTTGGAGTCACTTCCACGGCAGCTGTGGCTATTTTCTACAAATCTTCTTGGCAGATGGAG GGTGGAGAATTCCCACTCTTTGAAATGTTGGGTACGTTTGCTCTTTCTGTGGGTGCTGCT GTGGGGATGGAGTTTTGGGCTAGGTGGGCTCACAGAGCGTTATGGCACGCTTCATTGTGGAATATGCACGAG TCTCACCACCGAGCGAGGGACGGTACCTTTGAACTCAACGATGTTTTCGCCATAACCAATGCGGTTCCAGCGATTGCTCTGCTTTTTTACGGCTCCTCTCAAAAGGGTCTAATTCCAGGACTCTGTTTCGGTGCC GGTCTAGGAATCACAGTGTTTGGGATGGCCTACATGTTTGTGCACGACGGGCTCGTCCACCGTCGATTCCCAGTAGGACCCATTGCCAATGTCCCTTATTTACGAAGAGTTGCTGCAGCCCACCAT CTTCATCACTCGGATAGATTTGGTGGCGTCCCATATGGGTTGTTTTTGGGTTCAAAG GAACTAGAAGAAGTGGGAGGGATGGAAGAGTTGGAGAAGGAAATCCAACGAATGATTAGGCAATCCAAAGGTTCTTGA
- the LOC121235670 gene encoding uncharacterized protein LOC121235670 isoform X1, translating to MAAAVSFSCRTPCPRLSSKAEAWLAHGPSLLYKGTCHFKNNSKIIPQRGLYVRRQAESRMFRGRIPVRATFSNRNSSFGSSSTSSSDTINRFYTCINEKNLKQLREIISEDCYIEDCSFPQPFQGKKEFMQFLEQLTACMGQNVKFTIGPVCEGDELAAGVKWHLEWKKKQIPFTRGCSFFECSKKGERIIIEKAQFVIESPFKPGGFALILLKTVTSLFDDFPKATEWFLRSPHVIVQWALRIYAILVAPFINPLLEGYIKFWNVVARTLLLAFNILRYISKFFFN from the exons ATGGCTGCTGCTGTCAGTTTCTCCTGCCGAACCCCATGCCCACGTTTGAGCTCCAAGGCAGAGGCATGGCTTGCCCACGGACCCAGCTTGCTCTATAAAGGAACTTGTCATTTTAAGAACAACAGCAAGATAATACCTCAGCGTGGCCTTTATGTAAGAAGGCAGGCAGAAAGCAGAATGTTCAGAGGCCGCATACCAGTTAGAGCTACTTTCTCAAATAGAAACTCAAGTTTTGGGTCAAGTTCAACGTCTTCATCAGATACAATCAACAGATTCTACACATGCATCAATGAGAAGAACTTGAAGCAACTACGTGAAATCATATCCGAAGACTGCTATATTGAGGACTGCTCCTTTCCCCAGCCATTCCAGGGGAAAAAG GAGTTTATGCAGTTTTTGGAACAACTTACTGCATGCATGGGCCAGAATGTTAAGTTCACAATCGGACCTGTTTGTGAAGGAGATGAGTTGGCCGCTGGAGTGAAATGGCACTTGG AATGGAAAAAGAAACAGATCCCCTTCACCAGAGGCTGCAGCTTCTTTGAGTGTTcaaaaaagggagaaagaaTAATTATTGA GAAAGCGCAATTCGTGATTGAATCACCATTCAAGCCAGGAGGCTTTGCTCTG ATTCTGTTGAAGACTGTGACatcattatttgatgatttCCCCAAGGCCACCGAAT GGTTCCTGAGGAGTCCCCACGTAATAGTACAATGGGCACTAAGGATTTACGCCATTCTTGTGGCACCTTTTATCAATCCTCTGCTGGAAGGCTACATAAAGTTTTGGAATGTTGTGGCTCGAACTCTTCTCTTGGCATTTAACATCTTGCGCTACATTTCTAAATTCTTCTTCAACTAG
- the LOC121235670 gene encoding uncharacterized protein LOC121235670 isoform X2 produces MAAAVSFSCRTPCPRLSSKAEAWLAHGPSLLYKGTCHFKNNSKIIPQRGLYVRRQAESRMFRGRIPVRATFSNRNSSFGSSSTSSSDTINRFYTCINEKNLKQLREIISEDCYIEDCSFPQPFQGKKFLEQLTACMGQNVKFTIGPVCEGDELAAGVKWHLEWKKKQIPFTRGCSFFECSKKGERIIIEKAQFVIESPFKPGGFALILLKTVTSLFDDFPKATEWFLRSPHVIVQWALRIYAILVAPFINPLLEGYIKFWNVVARTLLLAFNILRYISKFFFN; encoded by the exons ATGGCTGCTGCTGTCAGTTTCTCCTGCCGAACCCCATGCCCACGTTTGAGCTCCAAGGCAGAGGCATGGCTTGCCCACGGACCCAGCTTGCTCTATAAAGGAACTTGTCATTTTAAGAACAACAGCAAGATAATACCTCAGCGTGGCCTTTATGTAAGAAGGCAGGCAGAAAGCAGAATGTTCAGAGGCCGCATACCAGTTAGAGCTACTTTCTCAAATAGAAACTCAAGTTTTGGGTCAAGTTCAACGTCTTCATCAGATACAATCAACAGATTCTACACATGCATCAATGAGAAGAACTTGAAGCAACTACGTGAAATCATATCCGAAGACTGCTATATTGAGGACTGCTCCTTTCCCCAGCCATTCCAGGGGAAAAAG TTTTTGGAACAACTTACTGCATGCATGGGCCAGAATGTTAAGTTCACAATCGGACCTGTTTGTGAAGGAGATGAGTTGGCCGCTGGAGTGAAATGGCACTTGG AATGGAAAAAGAAACAGATCCCCTTCACCAGAGGCTGCAGCTTCTTTGAGTGTTcaaaaaagggagaaagaaTAATTATTGA GAAAGCGCAATTCGTGATTGAATCACCATTCAAGCCAGGAGGCTTTGCTCTG ATTCTGTTGAAGACTGTGACatcattatttgatgatttCCCCAAGGCCACCGAAT GGTTCCTGAGGAGTCCCCACGTAATAGTACAATGGGCACTAAGGATTTACGCCATTCTTGTGGCACCTTTTATCAATCCTCTGCTGGAAGGCTACATAAAGTTTTGGAATGTTGTGGCTCGAACTCTTCTCTTGGCATTTAACATCTTGCGCTACATTTCTAAATTCTTCTTCAACTAG